A window of Polaromonas hydrogenivorans contains these coding sequences:
- the atpD gene encoding F0F1 ATP synthase subunit beta, translating to MAQETLVDTSIQGKIVQCIGAVVDVEFARNQMPKIYDALKMEGSALTLEVQQQLGDGIVRTIALGTSDGLRRGNIVYNTGANITVPVGKATLGRIMDVLGAPIDERGPVDQTLTAPIHRKAPAYDELSPSQELLETGIKVIDLVCPFAKGGKVGLFGGAGVGKTVNMMELINNIAKAHSGLSVFAGVGERTREGNDFYHEMADSGVVNLEKLEDSKVAMVYGQMNEPPGNRLRVALTGLTIAESFRDEGRDVLFFVDNIYRYTLAGTEVSALLGRMPSAVGYQPTLAEEMGRLQERITSTKVGSITSIQAVYVPADDLTDPSPATTFAHLDSTVVLSRDIASLGIYPAVDPLDSTSRQLSPAVVGEDHYNTARAVQGTLQRYKELRDIIAILGMDELAPEDKLAVARARKIQRFLSQPFHVAEVFTGSPGKYVSLAETIRGFKMIVAGECDHLPEQAFYMVGTIDEAFEKAKKM from the coding sequence ATGGCTCAAGAGACTCTAGTGGACACAAGCATCCAGGGCAAGATTGTTCAGTGTATCGGCGCGGTGGTGGACGTGGAGTTTGCCCGTAACCAGATGCCAAAGATTTATGACGCGCTCAAGATGGAAGGCTCTGCCCTGACGCTTGAAGTCCAGCAGCAGTTGGGCGACGGCATTGTGCGCACCATCGCGCTGGGCACGTCTGACGGCCTGCGCCGCGGCAACATCGTGTACAACACCGGCGCGAACATCACCGTTCCCGTGGGCAAGGCCACGCTGGGTCGCATCATGGACGTGCTGGGTGCGCCGATTGACGAGCGCGGCCCGGTTGACCAGACGCTGACCGCTCCGATTCACCGCAAGGCCCCTGCCTATGACGAACTGAGCCCATCGCAAGAGTTGCTGGAAACCGGCATCAAGGTGATTGACCTGGTGTGCCCGTTCGCCAAGGGCGGCAAGGTTGGCCTGTTCGGCGGCGCCGGTGTCGGCAAGACCGTGAACATGATGGAACTGATCAACAACATCGCCAAGGCGCACTCGGGCCTGTCCGTGTTTGCCGGTGTCGGTGAGCGTACCCGCGAAGGCAACGACTTTTACCACGAAATGGCCGATTCGGGCGTCGTGAACCTCGAAAAGCTCGAAGACTCCAAAGTCGCCATGGTCTATGGCCAGATGAACGAGCCACCGGGCAACCGTCTGCGCGTGGCGTTGACCGGCCTGACGATTGCCGAGTCATTCCGTGACGAAGGCCGCGATGTGCTGTTCTTCGTGGACAACATCTACCGCTACACGCTGGCCGGCACCGAAGTGTCCGCACTGCTGGGCCGCATGCCTTCCGCCGTGGGCTACCAGCCAACGCTGGCTGAAGAAATGGGCCGCCTGCAAGAGCGCATCACCTCGACCAAGGTCGGTTCGATCACCTCCATCCAGGCCGTTTACGTTCCTGCCGATGACTTGACCGATCCATCGCCCGCCACCACCTTTGCCCACCTGGATTCCACCGTGGTGCTGAGCCGTGACATCGCTTCGCTGGGTATTTACCCGGCGGTCGATCCGCTGGACTCGACCAGCCGCCAGCTGTCACCGGCTGTCGTCGGTGAAGACCACTACAACACCGCCCGTGCGGTGCAGGGTACGCTGCAGCGCTACAAGGAATTGCGCGACATTATCGCGATTCTGGGCATGGACGAACTGGCGCCTGAAGACAAGCTGGCCGTGGCCCGTGCCCGCAAGATCCAGCGTTTCCTGTCGCAGCCTTTCCACGTTGCCGAAGTGTTTACCGGGTCGCCCGGCAAGTACGTCAGCCTGGCCGAAACCATTCGCGGCTTCAAGATGATTGTTGCCGGCGAGTGCGACCATTTGCCGGAGCAGGCCTTCTACATGGTCGGCACCATTGATGAAGCCTTCGAAAAAGCCAAGAAGATGTAA
- a CDS encoding F0F1 ATP synthase subunit epsilon — MNTIHVDVVSAEESIFSGEARFVALPGEAGELGIYPRHTPLITRIRPGAVRIEKADGTEEFVFVAGGLLEVQPNCVTVLSDTAIRGKDLDEAKATAAKALAEEALKNAKNDIDIAMAQSELAVMAAQIAALRKYRQKK; from the coding sequence ATGAATACCATCCACGTCGATGTCGTCAGCGCAGAAGAGTCCATCTTCTCCGGCGAGGCCCGGTTTGTGGCTTTGCCAGGCGAAGCGGGCGAACTGGGTATTTACCCACGCCACACGCCGCTGATCACCCGCATCCGGCCGGGCGCCGTGCGCATTGAAAAGGCGGATGGCACGGAAGAGTTTGTGTTTGTCGCCGGCGGCCTGCTGGAAGTGCAGCCGAACTGCGTGACCGTCCTGAGCGATACCGCCATTCGCGGCAAGGATCTGGACGAAGCCAAGGCCACCGCCGCCAAGGCGCTGGCCGAAGAAGCTCTGAAAAACGCCAAGAACGATATTGATATCGCCATGGCGCAGTCCGAACTGGCCGTCATGGCCGCCCAGATTGCAGCGCTGCGCAAATACCGCCAGAAAAAATAA
- a CDS encoding TPM domain-containing protein, with amino-acid sequence MNKLTLLAKHLWLDAADTRRAIPPDMVHRLAERVAASEQRHSGQIRICIEAALPASYLWRLDDKNTLNDLIRQRAVMMFSKLRVWDTEHNNGVLIYVLLAEHAIEIVADRGLMRHVDATHWQSVVSHMASAFREKRYEDGLTQALEEASTLLVAHFVRTDASASHPNELPDTPLLQ; translated from the coding sequence ATGAACAAGCTCACACTCCTGGCCAAGCACCTGTGGCTGGACGCAGCCGACACCCGGCGCGCCATTCCCCCCGACATGGTGCATCGCTTGGCCGAGCGGGTCGCGGCCAGCGAGCAGCGCCACAGCGGGCAGATCCGCATCTGCATCGAGGCCGCACTGCCTGCCAGTTATTTATGGCGGCTGGACGATAAAAACACCCTGAACGACCTGATACGGCAGCGAGCCGTCATGATGTTCAGCAAGCTGCGCGTCTGGGACACGGAACACAACAACGGCGTGCTGATCTACGTGCTGCTGGCCGAACACGCGATTGAAATCGTCGCCGACCGGGGGCTGATGCGCCATGTGGACGCGACGCACTGGCAGTCCGTGGTGTCGCACATGGCCAGCGCCTTTCGGGAAAAACGCTATGAAGACGGGCTGACGCAGGCGCTGGAAGAAGCCTCGACGCTGCTGGTGGCGCATTTTGTGCGGACGGATGCGTCAGCCAGCCATCCCAACGAACTACCCGACACGCCGCTGCTGCAGTAA
- a CDS encoding TPM domain-containing protein, which produces MTLRIFSQALLLAVWLPLASVAAWAQGVQPVPPLTAHVMDSTGTLTAAQKAALEARLTAFEQSRGAQVVVLMVPTTQPEDIAAYAQRIGDSWKIGRKSIGDGLLLVVAKNDRAVRIETTKALEGAIPDLAASQIIETAITPRFKQGDFASGLDAGASQIMARITGENLPPPQQGQTHRGSGGGFDWTTLAVFLFFAVPIGGRVLSSVLGRKLGSVATGGAVGVLAWLFTSSLVIGGIAAVVGMVFALISGISGLGGMGRGGRSSGWGGPGGFGGGGFGGGSFGGSRGGDGGGFSSGGGGNFGGGGASGNW; this is translated from the coding sequence ATGACTTTGCGTATCTTTTCGCAGGCACTGTTACTGGCGGTATGGCTACCCTTGGCCAGCGTCGCGGCCTGGGCGCAAGGCGTTCAGCCCGTCCCGCCGCTGACCGCGCATGTGATGGACAGCACCGGCACGCTGACGGCGGCGCAAAAGGCCGCGCTGGAAGCCAGGCTGACGGCCTTCGAGCAGTCGCGTGGCGCCCAGGTGGTCGTGCTGATGGTGCCAACCACCCAGCCCGAGGACATTGCCGCGTATGCGCAGCGCATCGGCGACAGCTGGAAAATCGGCCGCAAGAGCATTGGCGACGGCCTGCTGCTGGTGGTGGCCAAGAACGACCGCGCCGTTCGCATTGAAACCACCAAGGCACTCGAAGGCGCCATTCCCGACCTGGCGGCAAGCCAGATCATAGAGACCGCGATCACGCCGCGCTTCAAGCAGGGCGACTTTGCCAGCGGACTGGACGCTGGCGCCAGCCAGATCATGGCGCGCATCACCGGCGAAAACCTGCCGCCGCCGCAGCAGGGCCAGACCCATCGCGGCAGCGGCGGCGGATTCGACTGGACGACGCTGGCGGTGTTCCTGTTTTTCGCCGTGCCCATCGGCGGCAGGGTGCTGTCGAGCGTGCTGGGCCGCAAGCTGGGCTCGGTGGCCACGGGCGGCGCGGTGGGCGTGCTGGCCTGGCTGTTCACCAGCAGCCTGGTCATCGGCGGCATTGCCGCAGTCGTCGGCATGGTGTTCGCGCTGATTTCCGGCATCAGCGGCCTGGGCGGCATGGGCCGTGGCGGTCGCTCTTCAGGCTGGGGCGGACCCGGAGGCTTCGGCGGTGGCGGTTTTGGTGGCGGCAGTTTTGGTGGCAGTCGTGGCGGCGACGGGGGCGGCTTCAGCAGCGGCGGCGGCGGGAATTTCGGCGGCGGCGGCGCTTCGGGCAACTGGTAA
- a CDS encoding LemA family protein, whose translation MASRLLRLSFIALLGLLLSGCGYNQFQSLDEQTKSAWSEVLNQYQRRADLVPNIVATVKGEAAFEQDTLTKVIEARAKATSIQVTPETLNDPAAFSKFQAAQGELGSALSRLMVVSERYPDLKANQAFRDLRVQLEGTENRITVARNRYIQTVQEYNVLARSFPNNLTAMIFGYKVKPNFAVANEAQISVPPVVDFNKK comes from the coding sequence ATGGCATCGCGCTTATTACGCTTATCTTTCATCGCCCTGCTGGGTTTACTCCTTTCGGGCTGCGGCTACAACCAGTTCCAGAGCCTGGACGAGCAGACCAAATCGGCCTGGTCCGAGGTGCTGAACCAGTACCAGCGCCGCGCCGATCTGGTGCCCAATATCGTGGCCACGGTCAAGGGCGAAGCCGCTTTCGAGCAGGACACGCTGACCAAGGTGATTGAAGCGCGCGCCAAGGCCACCTCGATCCAGGTCACGCCCGAAACCCTGAACGACCCGGCGGCCTTCAGCAAATTCCAGGCCGCGCAGGGCGAACTGGGCAGCGCCCTGAGCCGCCTGATGGTGGTCAGCGAACGCTACCCGGACCTGAAGGCGAACCAGGCTTTCCGCGATTTGCGGGTGCAGCTCGAAGGCACCGAAAACCGCATCACCGTGGCGCGCAACCGCTACATCCAGACGGTGCAGGAGTACAACGTGCTTGCGCGCAGCTTTCCAAACAACCTGACCGCGATGATCTTTGGCTACAAGGTCAAGCCCAACTTCGCGGTCGCCAACGAAGCGCAGATTTCCGTGCCGCCGGTGGTCGATTTCAACAAGAAATAA
- a CDS encoding YybH family protein encodes MRKPQAPPGSPENADATEAVFYDALQSGDIEKLMACWSDEDDIVCVHPGGARLLGPAAIRGAFDTMFANGAIRAQPLKVRRLQSLGASMHSLLERIEVLTEDGPRHAYVVATNVYHLTAQGWRMVAHHASPGTLPELQEASQTPFTLH; translated from the coding sequence ATGCGAAAACCCCAAGCACCGCCTGGCAGCCCCGAAAACGCCGATGCGACCGAAGCGGTGTTTTACGACGCGCTGCAAAGCGGCGATATCGAAAAACTCATGGCCTGCTGGAGCGATGAAGACGATATCGTGTGCGTGCATCCCGGCGGCGCCCGGCTGCTCGGCCCCGCCGCCATACGCGGCGCGTTTGACACCATGTTCGCCAACGGCGCCATTCGTGCGCAGCCGCTCAAGGTGCGCAGGCTGCAGTCGCTGGGCGCCAGCATGCACAGCTTGCTTGAGCGCATCGAAGTGCTGACCGAAGACGGACCACGCCATGCCTATGTCGTCGCCACCAATGTGTACCACCTGACGGCGCAAGGCTGGCGCATGGTGGCGCACCACGCCAGCCCTGGAACCCTGCCCGAGCTGCAGGAAGCGTCGCAAACACCCTTCACCCTTCACTGA
- a CDS encoding YheT family hydrolase: protein MNYGAPWWLPDGNTQTIWAALRARRFMGPPPVFRRERWSTPDNDFVDVDWLVPLSESAGLAERGAVREAPSVEVANEAPGRAKSSSAPSGGSAAHAVASVGVPLLVLFHGLEGSSSSHYAQAFADVAGSRGWACAVPHFRGCSGEPNLAPRAYHSGDFAEIDWMLRRFAGLNQGPVVAVGISLGGNALMRWAGEMGTQAGQVVTAVAAVCAPLDLTASGQAIGQGFNRQVYTRMFLKSMVPKALQKLAQHPGLFDRDTLLAARDLHAFDNVFTGPVHGFKGVDDYWSRASAKPHLGRIAVPALALNALNDPFIPAASLPQPADVSPWVTLWQPAQGGHVGFPASNFPAHVRAMPEAVAGFLAAQL, encoded by the coding sequence ATGAATTACGGCGCCCCCTGGTGGTTACCCGATGGCAATACACAGACCATCTGGGCCGCCCTGCGTGCGCGCCGCTTCATGGGGCCACCGCCGGTGTTTCGCCGCGAACGCTGGAGCACGCCGGATAACGACTTTGTCGATGTGGACTGGCTGGTGCCACTGTCTGAAAGCGCAGGCCTGGCCGAGCGCGGGGCAGTTCGTGAAGCGCCAAGCGTGGAAGTGGCGAACGAAGCGCCGGGCCGCGCCAAGTCAAGTTCAGCCCCCTCGGGGGGCAGCGCAGCACACGCAGTGGCAAGCGTGGGGGTACCTCTCCTGGTGCTGTTTCACGGACTTGAAGGCTCATCGTCCAGCCACTATGCCCAGGCCTTTGCCGACGTAGCCGGCAGCCGGGGCTGGGCCTGCGCCGTGCCGCACTTTCGCGGCTGTTCCGGCGAGCCCAACCTGGCGCCGCGTGCCTACCACTCGGGCGATTTTGCTGAAATCGACTGGATGCTCAGGCGTTTTGCCGGCCTGAACCAGGGGCCGGTCGTGGCCGTCGGAATCTCCCTGGGCGGCAATGCGCTGATGCGCTGGGCCGGCGAGATGGGCACGCAGGCCGGGCAGGTGGTGACGGCGGTGGCGGCGGTCTGCGCGCCGCTTGATCTGACGGCCAGCGGCCAGGCCATCGGCCAGGGCTTCAACCGTCAGGTGTACACCCGCATGTTCCTCAAATCCATGGTGCCCAAGGCGCTGCAAAAGCTGGCGCAGCATCCCGGCCTGTTCGACCGAGACACCTTGCTGGCGGCACGCGACCTGCATGCATTTGACAATGTCTTTACCGGGCCAGTGCATGGGTTCAAGGGCGTTGACGATTACTGGTCGCGCGCGTCGGCCAAACCCCATCTGGGCCGGATTGCCGTGCCCGCGCTCGCACTGAACGCCTTGAACGATCCCTTCATTCCCGCAGCAAGCCTGCCGCAGCCTGCCGATGTCAGCCCCTGGGTCACCTTGTGGCAGCCGGCGCAGGGCGGCCATGTCGGCTTTCCCGCATCGAATTTTCCGGCGCATGTGCGCGCCATGCCTGAAGCGGTCGCGGGCTTTCTGGCGGCGCAGCTTTAG
- a CDS encoding DUF2946 family protein yields MDDIVKQAIAKWPNVPDCYGWLGLDARGNWYMRDDRAQSAGSFALAGDAGRHAASKGSLLMHDKLIDFIQRNYESDASGRWFFQNGPQRVYVELEATPFIWRVYAAPGFSVTAHTGQAARVQRCVLDGEGRLYLETDLGFGLVHTQDMMYAADAVEQGLWVPQELQAADLPARFGYVRTPKAL; encoded by the coding sequence ATGGATGACATTGTTAAACAAGCGATTGCCAAGTGGCCCAATGTTCCCGACTGCTATGGCTGGCTCGGGCTGGATGCGCGCGGCAACTGGTACATGCGCGACGACCGGGCGCAATCCGCAGGATCTTTTGCGCTGGCCGGAGATGCCGGCCGCCACGCGGCCAGCAAGGGTTCGCTGCTGATGCACGACAAGCTGATTGACTTCATCCAGCGCAATTACGAGAGCGATGCCAGCGGCCGCTGGTTTTTCCAGAACGGGCCGCAGCGTGTGTATGTCGAGCTTGAAGCCACGCCCTTCATCTGGCGGGTCTATGCGGCACCCGGTTTTTCAGTCACGGCGCACACCGGCCAAGCGGCACGCGTCCAGCGTTGTGTGCTCGACGGAGAGGGCCGGCTCTACCTTGAAACCGATTTGGGCTTTGGCCTGGTGCATACGCAGGACATGATGTATGCAGCCGATGCCGTCGAGCAGGGCTTGTGGGTTCCGCAAGAACTCCAGGCCGCTGACTTGCCCGCTCGTTTTGGCTATGTGCGCACTCCCAAAGCGCTATAA